In the genome of Bacillus sp. S3, one region contains:
- a CDS encoding BrxA/BrxB family bacilliredoxin: protein MSNAYEEYMKQMVLPMREELTRAGFEELTTPVAVENFMDKSDGTTLVVVNSVCGCAAGLARPAATQAVLNSAKKPNHLVTVFAGQDKEATAKMREYFEGIEPSSPSMALIKDRKVVHFIPRHDIEGMPMETVMQNLLGAFEVHC, encoded by the coding sequence ATGTCTAATGCATATGAAGAATATATGAAACAAATGGTGCTGCCGATGCGGGAAGAGCTGACAAGAGCTGGTTTTGAAGAGCTGACAACACCAGTAGCTGTAGAAAACTTTATGGATAAATCAGACGGGACGACACTTGTTGTGGTGAATTCCGTGTGCGGCTGTGCTGCCGGACTAGCCCGCCCTGCTGCGACACAAGCGGTTCTAAATAGTGCCAAAAAGCCGAATCATCTTGTTACCGTATTTGCTGGCCAGGATAAAGAGGCAACGGCTAAAATGCGTGAGTATTTCGAGGGAATTGAACCATCATCTCCATCAATGGCGTTAATAAAGGATAGAAAGGTCGTCCATTTCATTCCCCGCCATGATATTGAAGGTATGCCAATGGAAACGGTTATGCAAAATTTATTGGGAGCGTTTGAAGTTCATTGCTAA
- a CDS encoding HpcH/HpaI aldolase/citrate lyase family protein — translation MEFFTYFYEDEIERFFYQKPQVFNKYSSRELLSYGLGATLYMPATRSNIHQEILSKKHEGLTSLVIDLEDAVGDNEVFQAEGLLIKEMLKLFAEVNKGFLSFVDLPLLFIRIRNLEQLKRVTQKLGPATNLLTGVVLPKFSAENGTDLLEMVREIHSEKNPFYAMPILETASVIHKDTRMEELMKIKQLLDRYREHILNVRIGATDFCGLYGIRRSADTTVYEIAVLRDCISDIINVFQRFDSPYVVSGPVWEYFSTKKRMLKPQLRQTPFRERYGDDGLKWRAQLIDENMDGLIREILMDIANGITGKTIIHPSHIKIVQALNVVSYEEYIDACNIVSASTGKIGVMKSKFANKMNEIKPHYYWATKILLKSKLFGVLHEEFTNIDLIKKEVYV, via the coding sequence ATGGAATTTTTTACATACTTTTATGAGGATGAAATAGAGCGGTTTTTCTATCAAAAACCACAGGTATTTAATAAATATTCAAGCCGAGAATTGTTATCCTATGGTTTAGGAGCGACTCTCTATATGCCTGCCACACGCTCTAACATTCATCAGGAAATCCTTTCAAAGAAGCATGAAGGTTTAACATCTCTCGTCATCGACCTAGAAGATGCGGTCGGTGATAATGAAGTTTTTCAAGCCGAAGGACTGCTTATCAAAGAGATGTTAAAATTATTCGCAGAAGTAAATAAGGGATTTTTAAGCTTTGTTGATCTACCACTGTTGTTTATTCGAATTCGTAACCTTGAGCAGCTTAAGCGAGTAACCCAAAAGTTAGGGCCAGCGACTAATCTTTTGACAGGGGTTGTTCTCCCTAAGTTTAGCGCCGAAAATGGCACGGACTTATTAGAAATGGTTCGCGAGATTCACTCAGAGAAGAATCCGTTTTATGCGATGCCAATCTTAGAAACTGCTTCTGTCATCCACAAGGATACGAGAATGGAAGAATTAATGAAGATTAAGCAACTTCTCGATCGTTATAGAGAGCACATTCTGAATGTGCGGATAGGGGCAACGGATTTTTGTGGTTTGTATGGGATTCGCAGGAGTGCAGACACCACTGTATATGAGATTGCCGTTTTAAGGGATTGTATCTCTGATATTATCAATGTCTTTCAACGATTTGATAGTCCCTATGTAGTATCTGGGCCAGTTTGGGAATATTTTTCAACTAAAAAAAGGATGTTAAAGCCGCAGCTCCGCCAAACTCCCTTTCGTGAAAGATATGGTGATGATGGGTTAAAATGGAGGGCTCAGTTAATTGATGAAAATATGGATGGGTTGATCCGTGAAATCCTTATGGATATTGCCAACGGTATAACAGGAAAAACGATTATCCATCCTTCGCATATTAAAATTGTTCAGGCTCTAAATGTAGTTTCCTATGAGGAATACATTGATGCATGCAATATAGTAAGTGCATCAACAGGAAAGATCGGTGTCATGAAAAGTAAATTTGCGAACAAAATGAATGAAATTAAGCCACATTATTATTGGGCAACGAAAATTCTCTTAAAATCAAAGCTTTTCGGGGTGTTACATGAAGAATTCACCAACATTGACCTTATCAAAAAAGAAGTATACGTTTAA
- a CDS encoding YpjP family protein, with protein sequence MNKWLRKSLFVMVSILTFGLVTPSQLMNQVNADNFKDRDAFEASSPENSFTRKNQFLEESEFNREQFMEDLIKQAEMQSYQKFGSRIKPVIENEFREIILPNIEKALDETASQFPEEDIKNLSITEQPSAGHSEKIFNIKNGESGKDILRFHVRRDNPPQEGFWFNFHYHTYHDDFQSHHDLGSIYWAKNTPPKWMS encoded by the coding sequence ATGAATAAGTGGCTTCGAAAATCGCTGTTTGTAATGGTTTCCATTTTAACATTTGGTCTCGTAACTCCATCCCAATTAATGAATCAAGTGAATGCTGATAATTTCAAAGACCGGGATGCCTTTGAAGCTTCTTCACCTGAAAATAGTTTTACGCGAAAAAATCAATTTCTTGAAGAATCAGAGTTTAACAGAGAACAGTTTATGGAAGATCTAATTAAGCAGGCAGAAATGCAGTCTTATCAAAAATTTGGCAGTAGAATTAAGCCAGTGATTGAAAATGAATTCCGCGAAATTATTTTGCCAAATATTGAAAAAGCACTTGATGAAACTGCCTCCCAATTCCCGGAAGAAGATATAAAAAATCTTTCCATTACTGAGCAGCCTAGTGCCGGACATTCTGAAAAAATATTTAATATTAAAAATGGCGAATCAGGAAAAGATATCTTACGTTTTCATGTTCGACGTGATAATCCGCCTCAAGAAGGATTCTGGTTTAATTTTCATTACCATACATACCACGATGATTTCCAAAGTCATCATGATTTAGGATCCATTTATTGGGCAAAAAATACACCACCAAAATGGATGAGTTAG
- a CDS encoding TerC family protein — protein MTVLQHILDTYAQFFNWEMWGEVLSNPVSWGLIGTLVILEGLLSADNALVLAVMVKHLPPEKRKKALFYGLLGAYVFRFIAIGIGVFLIKLWWVKILGAGYLAWLSIKYFIDKRRAAGAEDEEEAHGMNQSGLLIRLFGTFWGTVIAVELMDIAFSVDSVLAAFGVSEEIWVLLIGGMLGVLMMRGVAGVFLTLIDRIPELETTAYILILIIATKMLLAVAGIDMGHVTFFIILLVTFAATFVIHYMNKKKEASKETNS, from the coding sequence ATGACGGTTTTACAGCATATTTTAGACACTTATGCCCAGTTTTTCAATTGGGAAATGTGGGGAGAAGTGTTATCAAATCCGGTAAGCTGGGGGCTTATTGGTACACTTGTTATACTTGAAGGATTACTTTCTGCCGATAATGCTCTTGTTTTAGCGGTAATGGTTAAACACTTACCGCCGGAAAAACGTAAAAAGGCTCTTTTTTATGGTTTGTTAGGCGCCTATGTTTTCCGATTTATTGCAATTGGAATCGGGGTTTTCCTCATAAAGTTATGGTGGGTGAAAATCTTAGGGGCAGGATATCTCGCTTGGTTGTCCATTAAATATTTCATTGATAAGCGAAGAGCTGCTGGAGCAGAAGATGAAGAAGAAGCGCATGGAATGAATCAAAGCGGATTGTTGATACGTTTATTTGGCACCTTCTGGGGAACAGTTATTGCCGTTGAATTAATGGATATTGCGTTCTCTGTGGACAGCGTTCTTGCGGCCTTCGGTGTCAGTGAAGAGATTTGGGTTTTATTAATCGGCGGTATGCTTGGTGTGTTAATGATGCGTGGTGTTGCAGGTGTATTTTTAACATTAATTGACCGAATCCCTGAACTGGAAACTACTGCCTATATTTTAATCCTGATCATTGCCACAAAAATGCTTCTAGCTGTAGCTGGAATTGATATGGGACATGTGACATTCTTTATTATTCTTTTAGTTACATTTGCGGCTACATTTGTTATTCACTATATGAATAAGAAAAAGGAAGCCAGCAAGGAAACCAATTCATAA
- a CDS encoding DegV family protein has translation MVKTAWVTDSTAYLDQELKNHPDLYTIPLTVLLDGEEYSDGIDLTPQQLFDRLKQLKNPPMTSQPSVGAFQSLYEQLAKDYDQIVTVLLSGKLSGTVSSSEQAAKLVDIPVTIFDSQILTYPMSALLKKGMELFAAGHGLDAVKEALEQIRDTNETYVLIGSLEQLHRGGRMSGLQFFLGSMLNVKPIISIENGALEVKEKVRGEKKAKEKILDYFRLSYEKYQFKEVYILYGLHEEQAEHWRGELMEQFPQLEIKCCPLGAVIGVHAGENTLGISWFNGLK, from the coding sequence TTGGTGAAGACGGCATGGGTTACCGATAGTACTGCCTATTTAGATCAGGAATTGAAAAATCATCCAGACTTGTATACGATTCCATTAACAGTTTTGCTGGATGGTGAAGAGTATTCCGATGGGATAGACCTAACCCCACAACAGCTTTTTGACCGTTTAAAACAATTGAAAAACCCTCCGATGACATCGCAGCCGTCTGTGGGTGCGTTTCAATCTTTATATGAGCAGCTTGCGAAGGATTATGACCAAATTGTCACTGTCCTCCTTTCAGGAAAATTAAGTGGAACGGTATCCTCAAGTGAGCAGGCAGCCAAACTAGTTGATATTCCGGTAACAATCTTTGATTCACAAATCCTTACCTATCCCATGTCTGCCTTATTGAAAAAAGGGATGGAATTATTTGCTGCAGGTCACGGCCTTGATGCGGTTAAGGAAGCGCTTGAACAAATCAGGGATACAAACGAGACATATGTATTGATTGGAAGTCTGGAACAGCTTCATCGTGGCGGCAGAATGTCAGGGCTGCAATTCTTCCTTGGCAGTATGTTAAATGTTAAACCGATCATTTCGATCGAAAATGGCGCATTAGAAGTGAAGGAAAAGGTTCGTGGAGAGAAAAAGGCAAAAGAAAAAATTCTTGATTACTTCCGCCTTTCCTATGAAAAATACCAATTTAAAGAAGTGTATATTTTATACGGATTACATGAGGAACAGGCAGAACATTGGCGAGGTGAGCTAATGGAACAATTTCCGCAACTGGAGATTAAGTGTTGTCCGCTTGGAGCTGTAATCGGGGTCCATGCCGGTGAAAACACATTGGGGATCAGCTGGTTTAATGGGCTAAAATAA
- a CDS encoding conserved virulence factor C family protein: MKIKTIEPTPSPNTMKINLDQELPMGKSHNYKKETANEAPPIIQSILQIEGIKGVYHVVGFLAVERNAKYDWKELLPQVRQAFGEKADDAVQTVKVDEHFGEIKVEIQMFKDIPLQVKLTDSSTERRFGMPDYFLKARERAQLPEDNYILLRKWQNQGVRYGDFDQIGIEVVEELIAAYPKDRLEALVIKAQTSDSTTAVGHKPHRTRNKVTIANLENPDWQIRYQLLEQMDDPELDDLPVLEKALADEKPSIRRLATVYLGMIKEKEVLPLLYRALKDKTVTVRRTAGDCLSDLGFAEASEEMAKALQDQSKLVRWRAAMFLYEVGDEKSIPALKAAENDREFEVSLQIKMAIERIEGGEEAMGSVWKQMTEARKSDT; this comes from the coding sequence TTGAAAATTAAGACCATCGAACCAACGCCAAGTCCGAATACGATGAAAATCAATTTAGATCAAGAACTGCCAATGGGGAAGAGCCATAATTATAAGAAGGAAACTGCAAATGAGGCACCTCCAATTATCCAGTCTATCCTACAAATTGAAGGGATTAAAGGCGTATACCACGTCGTTGGTTTTTTAGCCGTTGAGCGGAATGCGAAATATGACTGGAAGGAATTATTGCCTCAAGTCCGGCAGGCTTTTGGAGAAAAAGCGGATGATGCCGTCCAAACCGTTAAAGTAGATGAACATTTTGGTGAAATTAAGGTTGAAATCCAAATGTTTAAGGATATTCCGTTGCAAGTAAAGCTGACAGACAGCTCGACGGAACGCAGATTTGGTATGCCTGATTATTTTTTAAAGGCAAGGGAGCGGGCTCAACTTCCCGAAGACAACTATATTCTATTGCGGAAATGGCAAAATCAAGGTGTCCGCTATGGTGACTTTGATCAGATTGGCATAGAGGTTGTCGAGGAATTAATCGCTGCCTATCCAAAAGATCGTTTAGAAGCACTTGTCATAAAAGCTCAAACAAGCGACTCAACTACCGCTGTTGGTCACAAACCACATCGAACTCGCAATAAAGTAACTATTGCCAATCTAGAGAATCCAGACTGGCAGATTCGCTATCAGCTTCTTGAGCAAATGGATGACCCCGAACTTGATGATTTACCTGTTCTTGAAAAGGCTTTAGCAGATGAGAAACCATCGATTCGAAGACTGGCGACTGTCTATCTTGGGATGATAAAAGAGAAGGAAGTGCTGCCGCTTTTATATCGGGCGCTTAAGGATAAAACTGTTACCGTCAGGAGAACCGCAGGAGATTGCTTATCTGATTTAGGTTTTGCCGAAGCCTCAGAAGAAATGGCAAAGGCATTGCAAGATCAAAGTAAATTGGTGCGCTGGAGAGCGGCAATGTTTTTATACGAAGTGGGTGACGAAAAGTCGATTCCAGCTTTAAAAGCAGCGGAAAACGACCGGGAATTCGAGGTTAGCTTGCAAATCAAGATGGCAATTGAAAGAATTGAAGGCGGCGAGGAAGCAATGGGTTCCGTCTGGAAGCAGATGACCGAAGCGAGAAAGTCAGACACGTAA
- a CDS encoding TerD family protein → MAVSLSKGQKVDLTKTNPGLTNVVVGLGWDTNKYDGGHDFDLDSSVFLLGDNGKVSNETDFVFYNNPQGAGGAVVHTGDNRTGAGEGDDEQVKINLTTVPANVQRIAFTITIHEAEGRNQNFGQVSNAYARIFNEATGEELIRYDLGEDFSIETAIVVGELYRHNGEWKFSAIGSGYQGGLAALATDFGLSIA, encoded by the coding sequence ATGGCAGTAAGTTTATCTAAAGGTCAAAAAGTAGATTTAACCAAAACAAATCCCGGGCTGACGAATGTTGTGGTAGGACTTGGCTGGGACACCAATAAATATGATGGTGGACATGATTTCGACTTAGATTCATCCGTATTTCTTTTAGGGGATAATGGCAAAGTATCGAACGAAACGGACTTTGTTTTCTACAATAATCCACAAGGAGCAGGCGGCGCTGTTGTACATACCGGAGACAATCGCACAGGTGCTGGTGAGGGTGATGATGAACAAGTGAAAATTAATTTGACAACGGTTCCTGCGAACGTTCAACGGATTGCTTTTACAATTACCATCCATGAGGCTGAAGGCAGAAATCAGAACTTTGGTCAGGTTTCAAACGCATATGCCCGGATTTTCAATGAAGCAACAGGTGAAGAACTTATTCGGTATGACCTTGGTGAAGATTTTTCAATCGAAACGGCCATTGTTGTTGGCGAATTATATCGTCATAATGGAGAATGGAAATTCAGCGCGATTGGCAGCGGATATCAAGGCGGCTTAGCTGCATTAGCAACTGACTTTGGTTTATCAATCGCTTAA
- a CDS encoding formate--tetrahydrofolate ligase yields the protein MKTTVKSDIEIAQASTMKPILEIAEKIGLTEDDLELYGKYKAKISNDALIKMRTKESGKIILVTSINPTPAGEGKSTVTVGLGDAFNRIGKKAMIAMREPSLGPTMGIKGGATGGGYSQVLPMEDINLHFTGDLHAITTANNALAALIDNHLQQGNELKIDQRRIVWKRAVDLNDRALRKVIIGLGGPLQGIPREDGFDITVASEIMAVLCLATDLKDLKLRLSRMVVAYNMNKEPVTVGDLGVEGALTLLLKEAVKPNLVQTIEHTPALIHGGPFANIAHGCNSVIATTAAAKLADYVITEGGFGADLGAEKFLHIKSRSAGIKPEAVVVVATIRALKMHGGVAKTDLAQENIPSLTLGFANLQKHIETIKSFGLPVVVAINKFITDTDLEVETLLEWCNREKVPVALTEVWEKGGLGGIDLAEKLLAVIEKEENKFHPLYDLSDSIEQKIETIVQKVYGGKDVEFSSKAKKQLIEFEKFGWSNLAVCMAKSQYSLSDDPTKLGRPTNFTVTIREFKPSIGAGFIVALTGEVMTMPGLPKKPAALKMDIDENGNAVGLF from the coding sequence ATGAAAACAACTGTGAAATCAGACATTGAAATTGCACAAGCATCAACAATGAAGCCAATTTTGGAAATAGCTGAAAAAATCGGTTTGACAGAGGATGATCTCGAGCTTTATGGGAAATATAAAGCGAAGATTTCCAATGATGCCTTAATCAAAATGAGGACAAAAGAAAGTGGAAAAATCATTCTTGTCACCTCGATTAATCCAACACCTGCCGGAGAAGGGAAATCGACTGTTACCGTTGGGCTTGGAGATGCTTTTAATCGCATTGGTAAAAAAGCTATGATTGCGATGCGTGAACCTTCATTAGGTCCGACAATGGGGATTAAAGGGGGGGCGACAGGCGGAGGTTACTCACAAGTATTGCCAATGGAAGATATTAATCTCCATTTCACTGGAGACCTTCATGCGATTACAACAGCAAATAACGCCCTCGCAGCATTAATTGACAATCATCTCCAACAAGGGAATGAGCTGAAAATTGACCAGCGCCGTATCGTATGGAAACGGGCTGTTGATTTAAATGATCGCGCATTAAGAAAAGTAATTATTGGACTGGGTGGACCTCTGCAGGGGATACCAAGAGAAGATGGCTTTGATATTACAGTGGCATCGGAAATTATGGCGGTTCTTTGTCTAGCAACTGATTTAAAGGATTTAAAGCTTCGCTTATCTCGGATGGTGGTTGCCTATAATATGAATAAGGAGCCGGTTACAGTAGGTGATCTAGGCGTTGAGGGCGCATTAACGTTGCTTTTAAAAGAAGCTGTTAAGCCAAACCTTGTTCAAACGATTGAACATACTCCTGCGCTGATTCATGGTGGACCTTTTGCCAATATTGCGCATGGATGCAACAGTGTAATTGCCACAACGGCAGCTGCAAAGTTAGCAGACTACGTCATCACCGAAGGCGGTTTTGGAGCGGATTTAGGTGCAGAAAAGTTTTTACATATCAAATCTCGAAGTGCAGGGATTAAACCGGAGGCCGTTGTTGTCGTCGCGACCATTCGTGCCTTGAAAATGCATGGCGGTGTAGCGAAAACAGATTTAGCCCAAGAAAATATTCCATCGCTTACATTAGGATTTGCAAATTTGCAAAAGCATATTGAAACGATTAAAAGCTTTGGGCTGCCAGTTGTGGTTGCAATTAATAAATTTATTACCGATACTGATCTTGAGGTCGAAACATTGTTAGAGTGGTGTAATCGGGAGAAGGTTCCAGTTGCCCTAACTGAAGTATGGGAAAAAGGCGGTTTGGGAGGTATCGATTTGGCTGAAAAGCTTTTAGCAGTCATCGAAAAAGAAGAAAACAAATTTCACCCGTTATACGATCTATCTGACTCGATTGAGCAAAAGATAGAAACCATCGTACAAAAGGTGTATGGTGGGAAGGATGTCGAGTTTTCATCAAAAGCAAAAAAACAATTAATTGAATTTGAAAAGTTTGGCTGGTCCAATTTGGCCGTCTGCATGGCAAAATCCCAATATTCCTTATCAGATGACCCAACAAAGCTTGGCAGACCCACGAATTTCACCGTTACCATCAGGGAATTTAAACCATCGATTGGGGCCGGTTTTATTGTGGCCTTAACAGGTGAAGTCATGACCATGCCAGGCTTGCCTAAGAAACCTGCAGCCTTAAAAATGGATATAGATGAAAACGGAAATGCAGTTGGGCTTTTCTAA
- a CDS encoding HD domain-containing protein → MKNQVIEETEKFVRSELGEDATGHDWFHVDRVRRNALHISKEELTGDPFIIEMSALLHDIPDEKLNESAEKGREKLASFFKTISLADKERKHIIQIIESISFKGGRKKELLTIEAKIVQDADRLDAIGAIGIARVFAYGGKKGQPIYDPSIEVRNEMTIEEYRKGKSTSIHHFYEKLLKLTDLLNTNAARKMAESRQQMMLGFLDQFYQEWDGKK, encoded by the coding sequence TTGAAAAATCAAGTTATAGAAGAGACAGAAAAGTTTGTCCGAAGTGAATTAGGTGAAGATGCAACAGGGCATGATTGGTTCCATGTAGACCGCGTGCGGCGAAATGCCTTACATATTTCCAAGGAAGAATTGACAGGAGATCCGTTTATCATTGAAATGTCTGCGCTTCTCCATGATATCCCCGATGAAAAGCTAAACGAAAGTGCTGAAAAAGGCAGAGAGAAATTAGCTTCTTTTTTCAAAACGATTTCCCTTGCTGACAAGGAAAGAAAACATATTATCCAAATCATTGAATCGATTTCATTTAAGGGTGGAAGAAAAAAGGAGCTTTTAACAATAGAGGCAAAAATCGTTCAGGATGCTGACCGCTTAGATGCGATTGGTGCCATCGGAATTGCCAGAGTATTCGCTTATGGCGGTAAAAAAGGACAGCCAATCTACGACCCGTCGATTGAAGTAAGGAATGAAATGACGATAGAAGAATACCGAAAAGGGAAATCAACAAGCATCCACCATTTCTATGAAAAGCTCTTGAAATTAACAGATTTATTGAACACGAATGCTGCCAGAAAGATGGCGGAAAGCCGTCAGCAGATGATGCTTGGTTTTCTAGACCAATTTTACCAAGAATGGGATGGAAAAAAGTAA
- a CDS encoding ABC-F family ATP-binding cassette domain-containing protein: protein MKMLTVENVSKTYGEKQLFNDISFTISEKERVGLIGINGTGKSSLLKIIAGLDVPDEGKIITGKDYSISFLNQKPELDDEKSVLEQVFHGDAPILKLMRDYEKTLLSLNKSPNDSKVQEELFRLQKQMDALNAWDASTNAKSILMKLGLEDFTKKIGELSGGQKKRVALAQVLIAEPDLLILDEPTNHLDFDSVKWLEDYLSRYKGSILLVTHDRYFLDRVANRMFELDGGNLYSYKGNYAAFLEAKAIREENDAATFEKRSNLFRRELEWMRRGAKARTTKQKARIQRFEDLEDKLSSGKPSGEKLDISLNGSRLGKQVFELKDASKHYVEKVILDHFNLLIKPGDRIGIIGRNGAGKSTLLNILAKKIPLDEGEFIMGQTVKIAYYTQESEDMDENKRMIEYIKETAEIVETSDGKTISAAQMLERFLFPAFTHGTPIRKLSGGEKRRLYLLKLLMTAPNVLLLDEPTNDLDTQTLTVLEDYLEEFPGVVITVSHDRYFLDKIAEQLLVLRGEGVIEFFYGNYSDYLSRETELEAQKVKSETKVNQPARALEKEKKKKLTFKEKKEWEEIDEVIAQTEASLEEITEELGTVGSDFTKAQELMKQEAELNEKLEHLIERWSYLAELAEND, encoded by the coding sequence ATGAAAATGCTCACAGTGGAAAATGTTTCGAAAACATATGGCGAGAAACAGCTTTTTAATGACATCTCTTTTACCATTAGTGAAAAAGAGCGTGTCGGTTTAATTGGGATTAACGGTACCGGCAAATCGTCTCTATTAAAAATTATTGCCGGTCTTGATGTGCCTGACGAAGGAAAAATCATCACGGGTAAAGATTATTCGATTTCTTTTTTAAATCAAAAGCCAGAGTTAGATGATGAAAAATCAGTGTTAGAACAGGTCTTTCATGGCGATGCACCAATACTTAAACTAATGCGGGATTACGAAAAGACTTTATTATCTCTGAATAAGTCGCCAAATGATTCTAAGGTTCAAGAGGAGCTTTTTCGATTACAAAAGCAAATGGATGCGTTAAATGCGTGGGATGCTAGTACAAATGCCAAGTCGATTTTAATGAAATTAGGGCTTGAGGATTTTACAAAGAAAATCGGTGAGCTGTCGGGTGGACAAAAAAAGCGGGTTGCTTTAGCTCAGGTATTAATTGCTGAACCGGATTTATTGATTTTAGACGAGCCGACAAACCATCTTGATTTTGATTCTGTTAAATGGCTGGAGGACTACCTAAGCAGATACAAGGGGTCTATTTTGCTTGTTACTCACGATCGTTACTTTTTAGACCGGGTAGCTAACCGCATGTTTGAATTAGATGGAGGAAATCTTTACAGCTACAAAGGAAATTATGCAGCCTTTTTAGAGGCAAAAGCAATCCGCGAGGAAAATGATGCGGCTACGTTTGAAAAAAGAAGTAACCTCTTTCGACGTGAGCTCGAGTGGATGAGGCGCGGGGCTAAAGCGAGAACCACGAAGCAAAAGGCAAGGATTCAGCGATTTGAAGACCTTGAAGATAAACTTTCAAGCGGGAAGCCATCCGGAGAAAAACTGGATATTTCGTTAAATGGGAGCAGGCTCGGGAAACAGGTTTTTGAACTGAAGGATGCTTCGAAGCACTATGTGGAAAAGGTGATTTTAGATCACTTTAATTTACTCATAAAACCAGGGGACAGAATTGGCATCATCGGCAGGAACGGAGCCGGCAAATCAACATTATTAAATATTTTAGCTAAGAAAATCCCGCTTGATGAAGGTGAATTCATCATGGGACAAACGGTTAAAATTGCTTATTATACCCAAGAAAGTGAAGATATGGATGAAAATAAGCGCATGATTGAATATATTAAAGAGACAGCTGAGATTGTAGAAACATCAGATGGGAAAACGATTTCTGCAGCACAAATGCTGGAGCGCTTTCTATTTCCGGCATTTACACATGGAACGCCTATCCGCAAGCTGTCCGGCGGCGAAAAGCGCCGGCTTTACCTTTTAAAGCTTCTGATGACCGCGCCTAATGTTCTCTTGCTGGACGAACCAACAAACGATCTCGATACTCAAACCTTGACAGTATTAGAGGATTATCTGGAAGAATTTCCTGGTGTTGTGATTACGGTTTCTCATGACCGATATTTCCTTGATAAAATTGCTGAGCAGTTATTGGTGTTAAGAGGTGAAGGGGTAATTGAATTTTTCTATGGAAATTATAGCGATTATCTTTCAAGAGAAACGGAACTTGAAGCACAAAAGGTGAAATCCGAAACAAAGGTAAATCAACCTGCCAGAGCTCTTGAAAAGGAAAAGAAGAAAAAGCTCACCTTTAAGGAAAAAAAGGAATGGGAAGAGATTGATGAGGTTATTGCACAGACTGAGGCCAGCCTTGAAGAGATAACGGAAGAATTGGGAACGGTAGGCAGTGATTTTACTAAGGCTCAGGAGTTGATGAAGCAGGAAGCTGAATTGAATGAAAAGCTCGAGCATCTAATCGAGCGCTGGTCATATCTTGCGGAACTTGCCGAAAATGACTAA
- a CDS encoding class I SAM-dependent methyltransferase — MFVTTAGRTNQEMTDKAKEIAVTLGVPYLPRKKKSIIQLQLKANSDCLVVGKDRVELFEKGSTLPFFFHPNSAMFRIKRLLSGENDPFADAAQLTEGMTILDCTLGLASDAIVASFLVGKGGHVTGLEGHKYLAYIVQEGLKVWDPGLQIMKEAMEKITVIQSKALEFLKTQQNDSVDCVYFDPMFEETILESDGIKGLGQFAIHDDLTEESIIEALRVAKKRVVLKDYYKSQRFERYGFIVNRRKSAKFHFGIIEKN, encoded by the coding sequence ATGTTTGTAACAACTGCCGGTCGTACAAATCAAGAAATGACAGATAAGGCCAAAGAAATTGCTGTAACTTTAGGAGTACCGTATCTTCCAAGAAAAAAGAAATCAATTATCCAATTGCAATTAAAAGCAAACAGTGACTGTCTTGTGGTCGGGAAAGATCGTGTAGAGCTGTTTGAAAAAGGCTCCACGCTCCCATTCTTTTTCCATCCCAATTCTGCTATGTTTCGCATCAAGCGGCTGCTAAGCGGGGAGAACGATCCATTTGCCGATGCAGCACAACTAACTGAAGGTATGACTATTCTTGATTGCACTCTTGGCCTAGCTTCTGATGCAATTGTCGCAAGCTTTCTAGTCGGAAAGGGAGGCCATGTTACCGGGCTTGAGGGACATAAATACCTTGCTTATATTGTGCAGGAAGGACTTAAAGTATGGGATCCTGGTCTGCAAATTATGAAAGAAGCGATGGAAAAAATTACTGTCATTCAAAGTAAGGCACTTGAATTTTTAAAGACGCAGCAAAATGATTCGGTCGATTGTGTTTATTTTGACCCAATGTTTGAGGAAACGATTCTAGAGTCTGATGGTATTAAGGGGTTAGGCCAATTTGCCATCCACGATGATTTAACAGAGGAATCAATAATAGAAGCATTGAGAGTCGCGAAAAAAAGGGTTGTCCTGAAAGACTACTATAAGAGTCAGCGCTTTGAGAGGTATGGTTTTATTGTCAACCGTCGAAAAAGCGCAAAATTTCATTTTGGAATTATCGAAAAAAACTGA